Proteins from one Sarcophilus harrisii chromosome 2, mSarHar1.11, whole genome shotgun sequence genomic window:
- the LOC100930479 gene encoding plasma membrane calcium-transporting ATPase 1-like — MKLRSLEALERLEGHFGDVSGLCLQLQTDPELGLPLDPGELNRRREQFGTNEVPKPRSRYFLELVWDALQNTTLIFLEVAAVLSLALAFYEPKVSGDTKGCYVGGVSPEEEDNKVVRWLEGAVLLMSVALVVLITALHDWNKEKQFRNLEEGVSLSQKGKVMRNGQILEVPVKDIVVGDVVPVSYGDMLPADGVLLQVQNLKMNESSLTGELNMVRKSLDLDPILLSGTYVMEGWGKILVTAVGPNSQIGIILTLLAANAQEGRPEEQRKVPEWAIHGKSIIKPKHYSSKAKSVLQKKLTKLAILLGKCGMLMATVTVITLVTYFVINTFVIERQKWTYGCTSVYIQYFIKFFIIGITILVVTVPESLPLAVTLSLAYAVKKMMKDKNLVRHLDACETIGNVTTICLDKTGTLTMNRMTVVQAYIGENHYQELPKSNSIPEPILGYLLKGIAVNCSYSSKVIFPKDGKKLVQQIGNKTECALLGFLLHLELDYEAERNKIPQQNLYKVYTFNSDRKCMSTVLKLPNGGFQMFSKGPSETVLDKCCKILNKMGKPVELTETKKREIVQNVIEPMSSEGLQIICLAFREFSDKEKEPDWETEENIITKLTCIAVVGIEDPVRPEIPSAIRKCQQAGITVRMITGDNLNTARAVALKCGILNLRDNYLSLEGRDFWRLIHDKHGKIEQKLLDRIWPRLRVLASSSPIEKYALIKGIINSDALGVKQVVAVTGDGTNDGPVLKVADVGFAMDIIGTDIAREASDIILMDDNFTSIMKAIMWGRNLYDNISRFLQFQLTVSVVSTVVVFIGACVTQDSPLNAVQMLWINLIMDAFASLALATEKPTEALLLRPYGRKEYLLSSSMVKYILGHAAYQLTVTFVLMFVGEELFGFESGRKALLHAPPSTHYTMVFNTFVMMQLFNEINARKIHGVCPKLCSDYDSQWHDRDFSFPQILFIFNTLL; from the exons ATGAAACTACGGAGCTTGGAAGCGCTGGAGAGACTGGAGGGGCACTTCGGAGACGTGTCGGGGCTGTGTCTGCAGCTGCAGACGGACCCCGAGCTCGGACTCCCCTTAGATCCCGGCGAGCTAAACCGCAGGCGGGAGCAGTTTGGCACCAATGAGGTGCCCAAGCCCCGGAGCAGATATTTCTTGGAGCTGGTGTGGGACGCTCTGCAGAACACTACTCTAATCTTTCTGGAGGTGGCAGCTGTCCTGTCGCTGGCCCTGGCCTTCTATGAGCCCAAGGTCAGCGGAGACACCAAAGGCTGCTATGTCGGCGGGGTCTCCCCGGAGGAAGAGGATAACAAGGTGGTGCGCTGGCTGGAAGGCGCAGTCCTGCTGATGTCGGTGGCCTTGGTAGTGCTCATCACAGCCTTACACGACTGGAACAAGGAGAAGCAGTTCAGGAATCTGGAGGAGGGAGTGAGCCTGAGTCAGAAGGGCAAAGTGATGAGGAATGGCCAGATCCTGGAGGTCCCCGTCAAGGACATCGTGGTGGGTGACGTGGTCCCGGTGTCCTATGGGGACATGCTGCCTGCGGACGGTGTGCTGCTCCAGGTGCAGAACTTAAAAATGAATGAGAGCTCCTTGACTGGAGAGTTGAACATGGTGAGGAAGTCCCTGGATCTTGACCCAATTCTTCTGTCTGGGACCTATGTGATGGAGGGCTGGGGCAAAATCCTCGTGACTGCTGTAGGGCCCAACTCACAAATTGGGATCATCCTGACTTTGCTCGCTGCCAATGCTCAGGAAGGAAGGCCGGAAGAGCAGAGAAAGGTTCCGGAGTGGGCCATTCACGGCAAGAGCATAATAAAACCTAAACATTACTCCTCCAAAGCAAAGTCCGTGCTGCAAAAGAAACTGACAAAATTAGCCATTCTGCTCGGGAAGTGCGGAATGCTCATGGCCACAGTCACAGTGATTACTCTTGTGACCTATTTTGTGATTAACACTTTTGTGATTGAGAGGCAAAAATGGACTTATGGTTGTACTTCGGTTTATATCCAatactttattaaatttttcattattggAATAACAATCTTGGTGGTGACTGTCCCTGAAAGTCTTCCACTTGCAGTTACACTATCTTTGGCTTACGCagtaaagaaaatgatgaaagacAAAAATCTGGTAAGGCATTTGGATGCTTGTGAGACAATTGGAAATGTCACAACCATTTGCTTAGACAAAACTGGAACACTGACCATGAACAGAATGACTGTGGTCCAGGCTTATATTGGGGAGAATCATTACCAAGAGCTCCCCAAAAGCAATTCCATCCCAGAGCCTATTCTGGGGTACCTTTTAAAAGGTATCGCTGTTAATTGTTCTTATTCTTCCAAGGTCATTTTCCCCAAAGATGGTAAGAAGTTGGTACAACAAATTGGCAATAAGACCGAATGTGCTTTATTGGGATTTCTTCTGCATTTGGAATTGGATTATgaggcagaaagaaacaaaataccaCAGCAGAATTTGTATAAGGTATATACCTTTAACTCAGATAGAAAATGCATGAGTACTGTATTAAAATTGCCCAATGGGGGTTTCCAGATGTTCAGTAAAGGTCCTTCAGAAACAGTATTAGATAAGTGTTGTAAAATCCTGAACAAAATGGGAAAGCCTGTGGAACTGAcagaaaccaaaaaaagagaaattgttcAAAATGTCATCGAGCCAATGAGTTCTGAAGGACTTCAGATCATTTGTTTGGCCTTCAGagaattctcagataaagaaaaagaaccagactGGGAAACTGAAGAGAATATCATCACAAAACTTACTTGCATTGCCGTGGTGGGCATTGAAGATCCTGTTAGACCTGAGATTCCAAGTGCCATTAGGAAATGCCAGCAAGCTGGAATCACTGTCCGAATGATCACTGGGGATAATCTCAATACCGCACGGGCTGTAGCATTGAAATGTGGCATTTTGAACCTCCGTGACAATTATTTGTCCCTAGAAGGTAGAGACTTCTGGAGGCTAATACATGATAAACACGGGAAGATCGAACAGAAGCTTTTAGATAGAATTTGGCCCAGACTTCGTGTGCTTGCCAGTTCTTCCCCCATTGAAAAATATGCACTTATAAAAGGCATAATTAACAGTGATGCTTTGGGAGTGAAGCAGGTTGTAGCTGTAACAGGTGATGGTACTAATGATGGCCCAGTGTTAAAAGTAGCAGATGTTGGGTTTGCCATGGACATCATTGGAACAGATATCGCTAGAGAAGCGTCAGACATCATTTTAATGGATGACAACTTCACAAGCATTATGAAAGCGATTATGTGGGGGAGGAACCTTTATGACAACATCTCCAGGTTCCTCCAATTTCAGCTGACTGTCAGCGTAGTGTCAACGGTTGTGGTATTTATAGGAGCATGTGTGACACAGGATTCGCCACTTAATGCAGTACAGATGCTGTGGATCAACCTCATAATGGATGCATTTGCTTCCCTTGCCTTAGCCACTGAAAAACCAACTGAGGCACTTTTGCTAAGACCTTATGGAAGGAAGGAGTACCTCCTATCCAGTTCCATGGTAAAGTACATTTTGGGCCATGCAGCCTACCAGCTTACAGTCACTTTTGTTCTTATGTTTGTTGGTGAAGAGCTCTTTGGTTTTGAGAGTGGAAGAAAAGCTCTTCTCCATGCTCCTCCTTCCACCCACTATACGATGGTATTCAACACTTTCGTTATGATGCAGCTTTTCAATGAAATTAATGCTCGAAAGATTCATG GAGTGTGTCCCAAATTATGCAGTGACTATGACAGCCAATGGCACGATAGAgatttttccttcccccaaattttatttatttttaataccctTCTCTAA